One segment of Bacteroides caecimuris DNA contains the following:
- a CDS encoding glycosyltransferase, with protein sequence MITVSIVTYKTNLEELSRCLQSLTSSLISQIYVIDNSHQQYIADFCQQYANVEYIGSDNVGYGAGHNQALRQVLDSDKKYHLVLNSDVYFEPSVLEKICRYMDENSDVGQLIPNTIYPNGDLQYVCRLLPTPVNLIFRRFMPKMIAKVFDHRFLLKDYDRGKAMDIPFLLGSFMFFRIDCFHKVGLFDENIFMYMEDIDITRRIHKYYKTLFWPYVTIVHAHKAESYKNKKMLRTHIKSAVKYFNKWGWLFDKERTRWNAQVMSAIERELELSSVKNKNMIISQKMAID encoded by the coding sequence ATGATAACAGTTTCTATCGTCACTTACAAGACGAATCTAGAAGAACTGTCCAGATGCTTGCAATCATTAACCTCTTCTCTTATTTCACAAATTTATGTTATTGACAATTCTCATCAACAGTATATTGCAGACTTTTGCCAGCAATATGCCAATGTGGAATATATAGGCAGTGATAATGTGGGATATGGAGCTGGTCATAACCAAGCATTGAGACAAGTTCTTGATTCAGACAAAAAATACCATTTGGTGCTTAATTCGGATGTGTATTTTGAACCTTCAGTTTTAGAGAAAATATGTAGATATATGGATGAAAATTCTGATGTAGGACAATTGATACCTAATACAATTTATCCTAATGGGGATTTACAATATGTGTGTCGCTTGTTGCCTACTCCTGTTAATTTAATATTCAGACGATTCATGCCTAAAATGATAGCTAAAGTTTTTGATCATCGTTTTTTGTTGAAAGATTATGACCGTGGTAAGGCAATGGATATACCTTTTTTATTGGGTAGTTTTATGTTTTTCCGTATAGATTGTTTTCATAAGGTTGGTTTGTTTGATGAAAACATTTTTATGTATATGGAGGATATTGATATAACTCGCCGTATTCATAAGTATTATAAAACATTGTTTTGGCCTTATGTTACCATAGTGCACGCTCATAAGGCTGAATCTTATAAGAATAAAAAGATGCTGAGAACTCATATTAAAAGTGCCGTTAAATATTTTAATAAGTGGGGATGGCTGTTTGATAAGGAACGTACAAGGTGGAACGCTCAGGTGATGTCCGCAATCGAAAGAGAACTGGAACTATCATCAGTCAAAAATAAGAATATGATCATCAGTCAAAAAATGGCTATTGATTGA
- a CDS encoding HU family DNA-binding protein, whose protein sequence is MSVIYKVVTRPTDPRVPNSPKRYYPHLITLGQSVNLKYIAQKMQERSSLSIGDIKSVIQNFVEKMKEQLLEGKSVNIEGLGVFMLAARSKGAELAKDINANSIDSVRIFFQANKELRVTKTATRADEKLDLISLDEYLKKLNMKISSNDPEKPDDGEEGGGDEGNGDGEAPDPAA, encoded by the coding sequence ATGAGTGTAATTTACAAAGTCGTTACGCGTCCGACGGATCCGCGTGTTCCCAATTCTCCCAAGAGATATTATCCGCATCTGATTACTTTAGGTCAGTCTGTTAATCTGAAATATATAGCGCAAAAAATGCAGGAGCGTTCTTCCTTGTCTATCGGTGATATCAAGAGTGTGATCCAGAATTTTGTGGAAAAGATGAAAGAGCAGCTACTGGAAGGTAAGTCTGTGAATATTGAAGGATTAGGGGTGTTTATGTTGGCTGCCCGTTCCAAAGGTGCAGAGCTGGCGAAGGATATCAATGCGAATAGCATAGATAGTGTTCGCATCTTTTTTCAAGCGAATAAGGAGCTACGTGTCACAAAAACTGCCACCCGTGCGGATGAGAAGTTGGATTTGATTAGCTTGGATGAATATCTGAAGAAGCTTAATATGAAAATTTCTTCTAATGATCCTGAAAAACCGGATGATGGTGAAGAAGGTGGAGGAGATGAAGGTAATGGGGATGGGGAAGCGCCGGATCCTGCCGCATAA
- a CDS encoding 2-C-methyl-D-erythritol 4-phosphate cytidylyltransferase, with the protein MNVAIIIAGGSGHRMGQDIPKQFINVYDKPVLIYTLEGFQRHPQIDVIEVVCIDGWHDVLWAYAHQFNITKLKWVISGGNTGQESIRNGVFNLEGKAGADDIVVIHDGIRPLVDETVLTDVIMKAQKYGNAVTSLPYNEQIFVVDPDDKNTTKQYIPRESLRRVSTPQAYQFEKLDWAYHEAFEREIGIYGSSYTNTMMVELGETLHFAAGSDKNIKLTTKDDLEMFKGYLKKEKDNWLK; encoded by the coding sequence ATGAATGTTGCAATAATTATTGCGGGAGGTTCAGGTCATCGAATGGGTCAGGACATTCCTAAACAGTTTATCAATGTGTATGATAAACCTGTCCTCATATATACATTGGAAGGATTTCAGCGACATCCTCAAATAGATGTTATTGAGGTGGTATGCATTGACGGTTGGCATGATGTTCTTTGGGCTTATGCTCATCAGTTTAATATCACTAAACTTAAATGGGTGATAAGTGGAGGGAATACTGGTCAGGAGAGCATAAGAAATGGTGTATTCAATCTTGAAGGTAAAGCAGGTGCTGATGATATAGTTGTGATCCATGATGGTATTCGACCATTAGTGGACGAAACGGTTCTTACGGATGTGATCATGAAGGCTCAAAAGTATGGAAATGCAGTGACTTCATTGCCTTATAATGAACAAATTTTTGTAGTGGATCCTGACGACAAGAATACAACCAAACAATATATTCCACGTGAAAGTCTAAGAAGAGTTTCCACTCCACAAGCTTATCAGTTTGAAAAATTGGATTGGGCATATCATGAGGCATTTGAAAGAGAGATAGGTATTTATGGTTCTTCCTATACTAATACGATGATGGTAGAATTGGGGGAAACTCTTCATTTTGCAGCTGGTTCAGATAAAAATATCAAATTGACAACGAAGGATGATTTGGAAATGTTTAAAGGATATTTGAAAAAGGAAAAAGATAATTGGCTGAAATAA
- a CDS encoding glycosyltransferase family 2 protein, translating into MKFDVSIIIATYNSERTIKRALESVMNQTYQNWECLVIDGNSKDKTIEIVNNFVKLDSRFRYISESDNGIYDAFNKGWQKAKGKWIYYLGSDDWLEEDGLRLLMKEEDANTVILSGDTNLIRLDGSIRCLKSGLPNLGCHQGMVMLRDVIEQMEGFDEQYHIIADYDLIVRIINAGYKMKLVHVVVANFVIGGTSQALKNVPVYFKERYEINKKFLMLKNPLLSTINTVLKKSISVIVRRFFYYIKQII; encoded by the coding sequence ATGAAATTTGATGTTTCTATAATTATTGCAACTTATAATTCTGAGAGAACTATAAAAAGAGCACTTGAAAGTGTCATGAATCAAACTTATCAAAACTGGGAGTGTTTGGTTATTGATGGAAATTCAAAAGATAAAACGATAGAAATTGTAAATAATTTCGTGAAACTTGATTCTCGTTTTCGTTATATATCAGAATCTGATAATGGTATATATGATGCATTTAACAAAGGGTGGCAAAAGGCAAAAGGCAAGTGGATTTATTATCTTGGCAGTGATGATTGGTTGGAGGAAGATGGTTTGCGCCTGCTTATGAAAGAAGAAGATGCGAATACTGTGATCTTAAGTGGTGATACTAATTTGATACGTTTAGATGGTAGTATTAGATGTTTAAAATCTGGCCTTCCAAATTTGGGTTGTCATCAAGGCATGGTAATGCTGAGGGATGTAATAGAGCAAATGGAAGGTTTTGATGAACAATATCATATAATAGCAGATTATGATCTAATTGTTAGAATTATAAATGCAGGTTATAAGATGAAATTAGTACATGTCGTTGTAGCTAATTTTGTAATAGGTGGGACTTCTCAAGCTTTGAAAAATGTACCTGTTTATTTTAAGGAAAGATATGAAATTAATAAAAAGTTTTTAATGCTTAAGAATCCACTTCTTTCAACTATAAATACTGTTCTGAAGAAATCAATATCTGTCATTGTTAGGAGATTTTTTTATTATATAAAACAAATAATATGA
- a CDS encoding ATP-binding protein, with amino-acid sequence MEQVRKLPIGIQTFEKLREGNYLYVDKTAMVYQLASASVPYFLSRPRRFGKSLLLSTFEAYFEGRKDLFQGLAIEKLETEWESYPVFHLDLNARKYETFADLTAMLNQYLERWELKYGTEKQDRSPEERFAYMIEQAYEQTGKQVVVLVDEYDKPLLQALLDESLLSEYRRTLKAFYGVLKSSDRYLRFVFLTGVTKFSQVSVFSDLNQLNDISMKPAYATVCGITKEELVRTFAPEIDALCVKYGESFDEILTRLTLMYDGYHFEETAAGVFNPFSLLNVFDGCKFDHYWFQTGTPTYLVDLLKESDYDLRLLVDGMEVDASAFSEYRAEVGNPLPMIYQSGYLTIKGYDREVYLYTLGFPNDEVRYGFLNFLLPYYTEVSSDATGFHIAKFMRELRNGEVDAFMERLKIFFSGIPYELSDNTERHYQAIFYVVFALLGQFVSTEVRSARGRADAVVKTQDAVYVFEFKLNGSAEEALRQIDDRGYLIPYTLEGRRLVKVGVNFSKETRNIDRYIVEE; translated from the coding sequence ATGGAACAGGTACGTAAATTGCCGATTGGCATACAGACTTTTGAAAAGTTGCGTGAGGGTAACTATCTTTATGTGGATAAGACAGCGATGGTTTATCAGCTCGCTTCCGCTTCTGTTCCTTATTTTCTGAGCCGTCCCCGCCGTTTCGGCAAAAGCCTGCTTCTTTCCACTTTCGAGGCCTATTTCGAAGGGCGTAAGGACTTGTTTCAAGGGCTTGCCATCGAAAAACTGGAAACTGAATGGGAGTCATATCCGGTGTTTCATCTGGATTTGAATGCGCGGAAATATGAGACTTTTGCAGACTTGACCGCTATGCTCAATCAATATTTGGAACGATGGGAGTTGAAATATGGTACTGAGAAACAGGACCGTAGTCCGGAAGAACGTTTCGCATATATGATAGAGCAAGCTTACGAACAGACGGGCAAACAGGTGGTCGTCTTGGTTGACGAATACGATAAACCTTTGCTTCAAGCCCTTTTGGATGAATCCTTATTGTCCGAATACCGTCGGACATTGAAAGCCTTTTACGGGGTTTTGAAAAGTTCTGACCGTTATCTTCGTTTCGTTTTTCTGACCGGAGTTACCAAGTTTTCTCAAGTGAGCGTCTTCAGCGACTTGAACCAGTTGAACGATATCAGCATGAAGCCTGCCTATGCCACGGTTTGCGGCATTACGAAAGAGGAGTTGGTGCGGACGTTCGCTCCGGAAATAGATGCCTTGTGCGTGAAATACGGAGAGTCTTTCGATGAGATACTCACTCGTTTGACTTTGATGTACGACGGTTATCATTTTGAGGAGACTGCCGCCGGGGTATTCAATCCTTTCAGCCTGTTGAATGTATTCGACGGTTGCAAGTTCGACCATTACTGGTTCCAGACGGGCACTCCCACTTATCTGGTGGATTTGCTGAAGGAGAGTGATTATGACCTTCGTTTATTGGTAGACGGGATGGAGGTGGACGCTTCCGCCTTTTCGGAGTATCGTGCCGAGGTTGGCAATCCGCTTCCTATGATTTACCAGAGCGGTTATCTGACCATCAAGGGATATGACAGGGAGGTGTATCTGTATACGTTAGGTTTCCCGAACGATGAGGTCCGTTACGGCTTTCTTAACTTCCTGCTTCCTTATTACACGGAGGTCTCGAGTGACGCGACCGGTTTCCACATCGCCAAGTTCATGCGTGAGTTGCGTAATGGCGAGGTGGATGCTTTCATGGAACGTCTTAAAATATTCTTTTCCGGTATTCCTTACGAGTTGAGTGATAATACGGAGCGTCATTACCAGGCCATCTTTTATGTGGTTTTCGCCTTGTTGGGGCAGTTCGTGTCGACGGAAGTTCGTAGTGCCCGCGGTCGTGCCGATGCCGTGGTGAAGACACAGGATGCTGTCTATGTGTTTGAGTTCAAGTTGAACGGTAGTGCGGAAGAAGCGTTGAGACAGATTGATGATAGGGGATATCTGATACCTTATACGTTGGAGGGCAGGCGTCTTGTGAAGGTGGGTGTGAATTTCAGTAAGGAGACTCGGAATATAGACAGGTATATTGTGGAGGAATAA
- a CDS encoding phosphorylcholine transferase LicD, which translates to MMDKYEHLNEIQRVGLNILKEILVICKRHNLTYYVYGGTLLGAVRHQGFIPWDDDVDIAMSRKDFERLKLYQNEFPQYMFLDTIQQKGHQWTAAHVVDTRYKLEVGKGLKRAEMPVWVDILIIDGVPNPGTFKYKMFSVAYLTARLFYKFSNFSNEVDLEKERSNIESFFISFAKITRIEKVISQHWAGCFIDWVSRRYDLDKCEYGATLGGPQKMGETQPKYWFGKGRELPFEDIMVNGMTETESFLIKFYGPNYMTPPPLDKRNQHNAKLIEKSSI; encoded by the coding sequence ATGATGGATAAGTATGAACATCTAAATGAAATTCAACGGGTTGGTCTGAATATTTTGAAAGAGATTCTTGTTATTTGTAAACGTCATAATTTGACGTATTATGTATATGGGGGAACTCTATTAGGGGCTGTACGCCATCAAGGTTTTATTCCGTGGGATGATGATGTGGATATTGCAATGTCTCGTAAAGATTTCGAGAGATTGAAGCTGTATCAGAATGAATTTCCACAATATATGTTTTTAGATACCATTCAACAGAAAGGGCATCAATGGACTGCTGCTCATGTTGTGGATACAAGGTATAAACTTGAGGTCGGAAAAGGCCTGAAAAGAGCAGAAATGCCTGTTTGGGTAGATATTCTCATTATTGACGGTGTGCCTAATCCTGGAACTTTTAAATATAAGATGTTTAGTGTGGCATATCTGACTGCTAGGTTATTTTATAAATTTTCTAATTTTAGTAATGAGGTTGATTTGGAGAAGGAACGTTCTAATATAGAGTCATTCTTCATTTCTTTTGCTAAAATTACTCGGATTGAAAAAGTAATAAGTCAGCATTGGGCAGGATGTTTTATAGACTGGGTATCTCGCAGATATGATTTGGATAAATGTGAATATGGTGCGACTTTGGGAGGACCACAGAAAATGGGTGAGACGCAGCCTAAGTATTGGTTTGGTAAAGGGAGAGAACTTCCTTTCGAGGATATTATGGTAAATGGTATGACTGAAACGGAAAGCTTCCTTATTAAATTTTATGGACCCAATTATATGACTCCTCCACCACTTGATAAAAGGAACCAGCATAATGCAAAATTGATTGAGAAGAGTTCTATTTAG
- the tnpB gene encoding IS66 family insertion sequence element accessory protein TnpB (TnpB, as the term is used for proteins encoded by IS66 family insertion elements, is considered an accessory protein, since TnpC, encoded by a neighboring gene, is a DDE family transposase.) — MLGLSTNLNYYLFNGNVDLRKGIFRLCESIREEMSLDPSDASNVYMFMSRNRKVVKILHYERGFYVLYEKRPVMGKFKKPVFDEVSRCYRIQWSDMAYLTESIVVDRMYVSPKDE, encoded by the coding sequence ATGCTTGGACTGAGTACTAACCTGAACTATTATCTGTTCAACGGTAATGTGGATTTGCGGAAAGGTATTTTCCGATTATGTGAGAGTATAAGGGAAGAGATGTCACTTGACCCGAGCGATGCCTCCAACGTCTATATGTTCATGTCCAGGAACCGTAAGGTTGTGAAGATACTTCATTATGAACGCGGTTTTTATGTGCTTTACGAGAAACGTCCTGTTATGGGGAAATTCAAGAAACCTGTATTTGATGAAGTTTCCAGGTGCTACCGGATCCAGTGGTCTGATATGGCATACCTGACGGAAAGCATCGTAGTCGACAGGATGTATGTAAGCCCTAAAGATGAATAA
- a CDS encoding NAD-dependent epimerase/dehydratase family protein: MKLIENALYQEDIMNVVAQPVPWNKLQDKTLLISGATGLVGSFLIDVVMYLNKERKLNCKIYALGRNEDKAKLKFGYCYESSLFQFIPYDINLPFVRNDIGDVDYVLHLASNTHPIAYATDPIGTITTNIIGTQNMLEFACAHHAVRCAFVSSNEIYGENRGDVETFEEKYCGYIDCNTMRAGYPESKRCGEALCQAYIKQRGLDIVIPRLTRSYGPTMLMNDTKAISQFICKAIVGEDIVLKSKGTQYYSYTYMADAVCGLFYILLVGEKGEAYNVADKFSDVMLKDLAKIIADIVGKNVVFDIPDAVECAGYSKATKARLDSVKLQKLGWRAMYDIQSGIQRTIKILSKL, translated from the coding sequence ATGAAACTGATAGAAAATGCATTGTATCAAGAGGATATAATGAATGTTGTTGCTCAACCTGTTCCTTGGAATAAGTTACAAGATAAGACTTTGTTGATTTCTGGGGCTACCGGACTTGTTGGTAGCTTTTTGATAGATGTTGTCATGTATTTGAACAAGGAACGGAAATTGAATTGTAAGATTTATGCTCTTGGAAGAAATGAGGATAAGGCTAAATTAAAATTCGGTTATTGTTATGAATCTTCCTTATTTCAGTTTATACCATACGATATTAATCTACCTTTTGTGAGAAATGATATAGGTGATGTGGACTATGTTCTTCATTTGGCAAGTAATACGCATCCGATAGCTTATGCTACAGATCCGATAGGCACTATAACCACTAATATTATTGGAACTCAGAATATGTTGGAGTTTGCTTGTGCTCATCATGCAGTACGTTGTGCTTTTGTTTCTTCAAATGAAATTTATGGTGAGAATAGGGGAGATGTTGAAACATTTGAAGAAAAATATTGTGGATATATTGATTGTAATACAATGAGGGCAGGTTATCCTGAAAGCAAAAGGTGTGGTGAAGCTTTATGTCAGGCTTATATCAAACAGCGAGGATTGGATATAGTGATTCCGCGTTTAACCCGTTCCTATGGTCCGACAATGTTGATGAATGATACTAAGGCTATATCTCAATTTATTTGTAAAGCTATTGTGGGGGAGGATATTGTGCTTAAGAGTAAAGGAACTCAGTATTATTCTTATACTTATATGGCAGATGCCGTATGTGGATTGTTTTATATTTTATTGGTAGGAGAAAAAGGAGAGGCATATAATGTCGCTGACAAATTCTCAGATGTTATGTTAAAGGATCTGGCTAAGATTATTGCAGATATTGTGGGAAAAAATGTTGTATTTGATATTCCTGATGCGGTGGAGTGCGCAGGCTACAGTAAAGCGACGAAGGCAAGGCTTGATAGTGTAAAACTTCAAAAATTAGGCTGGAGAGCTATGTATGATATTCAATCAGGAATACAAAGGACAATTAAAATATTGAGTAAATTATGA
- the tnpC gene encoding IS66 family transposase, producing the protein MIDERAYELLCCQLGLANEEKAGLRKQVNGLIARLKAIEESNKENSKALVDTINELSVTVENYRKEMELMRKHLDAKDDVNRMLANEISNLRLQLEDSRKHRFGRTSEQRKLLNNRNLDKSALHKSEYDGSDRKDDDNDKADGNETGSSTISGSTPAQNSQPSRRKETTPRAVKTKLKVDKVVVHEVDEYYTLPEGGRFMNRNGMPDVWEYRVIEHVRAHNVEHVYKVARVKLADGTFVSTMEHPLKKLGGIFSPELLARLLCLKYDFSMPENRQIRLLAREGIHISNTTLNSYIHNGIAKLKEFMEDVFKGFVQQAEYLMVDETTELVGIETKEGKAYRRKYLWAFFAKHMKMVYYHYNNGSRSSDVAKSFLEHFMGTLSTDGYTVYRMFDGEDSKVLHIGCWTHCRRLWVDALPSDRTAMEIIDSIGDMFMNEDLFRTMKLSGEQIKGKRRKLTGPILESIHHKVVMMMQDAKIMANELMRKAVNYTLNQWKSLRNILKDGAAEISNNLCEQRMKPVKLLLKNCMNIGSEDAAENSAFIFSLIESCKLNGIDPQDYLKHLFECILHGKDCDKKTLLPCFYKPEC; encoded by the coding sequence ATGATTGATGAAAGGGCATACGAGTTACTTTGCTGCCAGTTGGGTCTGGCGAATGAGGAAAAGGCAGGGCTTCGCAAACAGGTAAACGGACTGATTGCGAGGCTTAAGGCCATTGAAGAATCCAATAAGGAGAACTCCAAGGCTCTGGTTGATACAATCAATGAATTATCCGTAACAGTCGAGAACTATCGAAAAGAAATGGAGCTTATGAGAAAGCATCTTGATGCAAAAGACGATGTGAACAGGATGCTGGCAAACGAGATTTCCAATCTCAGGCTTCAGCTTGAGGACAGCAGGAAACACCGTTTCGGCCGTACATCCGAGCAAAGAAAACTGCTGAACAACCGTAACCTTGACAAGTCTGCACTGCATAAGTCCGAATATGACGGCTCTGACAGAAAGGATGATGACAACGATAAGGCTGACGGTAACGAAACCGGCAGCAGTACCATTTCTGGTAGCACACCTGCACAGAACAGCCAACCTTCAAGAAGAAAGGAAACTACACCACGTGCCGTGAAAACCAAATTGAAAGTTGACAAAGTGGTAGTACATGAAGTGGACGAGTATTACACGCTTCCCGAAGGAGGACGGTTCATGAACCGCAACGGTATGCCTGATGTGTGGGAATACAGGGTCATAGAACATGTAAGGGCTCATAACGTGGAGCATGTCTACAAGGTGGCAAGGGTAAAGCTTGCAGACGGAACTTTTGTAAGCACAATGGAACATCCGCTGAAAAAACTTGGAGGTATTTTCTCCCCTGAACTGCTTGCCCGTCTGCTCTGTCTGAAATATGACTTCAGTATGCCTGAGAACAGACAGATAAGACTGCTTGCCAGAGAGGGCATCCATATAAGCAACACCACACTGAACAGCTATATCCATAACGGAATCGCCAAGCTAAAGGAGTTCATGGAAGATGTCTTCAAGGGGTTTGTACAGCAGGCTGAATATCTTATGGTTGATGAGACGACCGAACTTGTAGGCATCGAAACAAAGGAAGGCAAGGCTTACAGGAGAAAGTACTTATGGGCATTCTTTGCAAAGCATATGAAGATGGTCTATTATCACTATAACAACGGCAGCAGGTCATCCGATGTGGCGAAGTCGTTCCTGGAACATTTTATGGGGACCCTTTCCACTGACGGATATACGGTTTACAGAATGTTTGATGGAGAAGACTCAAAGGTGCTTCATATAGGATGCTGGACGCACTGCAGAAGGTTGTGGGTTGACGCCTTGCCTTCGGACAGGACAGCGATGGAGATAATAGACTCCATCGGCGATATGTTCATGAATGAAGATCTGTTCCGCACCATGAAGCTCAGCGGTGAGCAGATAAAGGGGAAAAGACGGAAACTTACAGGACCGATCCTTGAAAGTATCCATCATAAGGTGGTCATGATGATGCAGGATGCGAAGATTATGGCTAACGAACTGATGAGAAAGGCTGTCAATTATACGTTAAACCAGTGGAAGTCCCTGAGAAATATCCTCAAGGACGGTGCAGCGGAAATATCGAACAACCTCTGTGAACAAAGGATGAAACCGGTAAAGCTGTTGCTCAAGAACTGTATGAACATAGGCAGTGAGGATGCGGCAGAAAACTCGGCATTCATCTTCTCTCTGATAGAAAGCTGTAAGCTTAATGGCATAGACCCTCAGGATTACCTGAAGCACCTGTTCGAATGTATTCTTCATGGTAAGGACTGCGACAAGAAGACTCTTCTACCATGTTTTTATAAACCAGAATGTTAA